A single window of Leptospiraceae bacterium DNA harbors:
- the rplN gene encoding 50S ribosomal protein L14, with amino-acid sequence MIQMQTFLQVADNSGVKRVQCVKVLGGSKKRYATIGDEIIVAVKDSQPAYGLRDSIGKKVHTKAVQRAVVVRTRKEIRRPDGSYIRFDDNAVAIIDEKGNPKGTRIFGPVARELRDKKFMKIISLAPEVL; translated from the coding sequence ATGATTCAAATGCAAACTTTTTTACAGGTAGCTGATAACTCTGGAGTTAAAAGAGTTCAGTGTGTTAAGGTTCTCGGTGGATCTAAGAAACGTTATGCCACTATCGGTGACGAAATTATCGTAGCAGTAAAAGACTCACAGCCTGCATACGGACTTAGAGATTCCATCGGGAAAAAAGTTCATACAAAAGCTGTTCAAAGAGCAGTAGTTGTAAGAACAAGAAAAGAAATAAGAAGACCGGACGGAAGTTATATTCGTTTTGATGATAATGCAGTAGCAATCATTGACGAAAAAGGAAATCCAAAAGGGACTCGTATTTTTGGACCAGTTGCTCGTGAATTAAGAGATAAAAAGTTTATGAAAATTATTTCTTTAGCACCAGAGGTATTATAA
- the rplW gene encoding 50S ribosomal protein L23: MNLDSIIIAPIITEKSQSAQEIGKDIGKRTVKYTFKVHPDANKVMIKEAVKKIFQVTPSSVNVIMYHGKMKKFRNFPSRRPHWKKAIVTFDNGAVLEFGKGV, from the coding sequence ATGAATCTAGATAGCATAATCATTGCTCCTATCATTACGGAAAAATCTCAGTCTGCACAAGAGATTGGAAAAGATATCGGGAAAAGAACTGTAAAATACACATTCAAAGTTCATCCAGATGCTAACAAAGTAATGATAAAAGAAGCAGTTAAAAAAATCTTTCAGGTTACACCAAGCTCAGTAAATGTAATCATGTATCATGGTAAAATGAAGAAATTCAGAAATTTTCCATCTAGAAGACCGCATTGGAAAAAAGCAATTGTTACTTTTGACAATGGTGCCGTTCTAGAATTTGGTAAGGGAGTTTAA
- the rplV gene encoding 50S ribosomal protein L22, which translates to MEAKAVAKYVRVSARKARLVANEVRGYDYTEAVDILKFTQKRVADEILNVVNSAAANAVVADAKIDLTKVYIKKIYVEDGPIMKRFKARARGRASRIRKRLSHITVVLSN; encoded by the coding sequence ATGGAAGCTAAAGCTGTAGCAAAATATGTAAGAGTTTCTGCTAGAAAAGCAAGATTAGTAGCAAATGAAGTGAGAGGCTACGATTATACAGAAGCTGTGGATATTCTGAAGTTTACTCAAAAAAGAGTAGCAGATGAAATTTTAAATGTAGTAAACTCCGCAGCGGCTAATGCAGTAGTTGCCGATGCAAAGATTGATCTAACCAAAGTTTACATCAAGAAAATTTATGTAGAAGATGGACCGATCATGAAACGTTTTAAAGCAAGGGCACGTGGTCGTGCTTCTAGAATCAGAAAACGTTTGAGCCATATCACTGTAGTATTATCAAATTAA
- a CDS encoding type Z 30S ribosomal protein S14 has product MAKTSIVARQNKKPKFKVRTYNRCALCGRPRAFIRRFGMCRICFRELASTAQIPGVTKSSW; this is encoded by the coding sequence ATGGCTAAAACTTCCATTGTTGCTCGGCAAAATAAAAAGCCTAAGTTTAAAGTAAGAACATACAATCGTTGTGCTCTTTGCGGAAGACCTCGTGCTTTTATAAGAAGATTCGGAATGTGTAGAATATGTTTTCGTGAGCTAGCTAGTACGGCTCAGATTCCAGGTGTGACTAAGTCATCCTGGTAG
- the rpsS gene encoding 30S ribosomal protein S19 has protein sequence MSRSLKKGPFIDDHLMRKITKMNSEGNKKPFKTWSRRSTVFPDMIGHTVMIHNGNKFIPVYINDNMVGHKLGEFAPTRTYRGHSGADKKVKK, from the coding sequence ATGTCCAGAAGTCTTAAAAAAGGTCCTTTTATTGATGACCATTTAATGCGTAAGATCACCAAGATGAATTCGGAAGGAAATAAAAAACCTTTCAAAACTTGGTCAAGAAGAAGTACTGTATTCCCGGATATGATTGGGCATACAGTGATGATCCACAATGGAAATAAATTTATTCCAGTGTATATCAATGATAACATGGTTGGGCATAAGTTAGGCGAATTTGCTCCAACTAGAACTTATCGTGGTCACTCAGGTGCCGATAAGAAGGTTAAAAAATAG
- the rplP gene encoding 50S ribosomal protein L16, which produces MLAPKRVKYRKWHIGRLKGKDEVANKVSFGEFGLMAITSGRITARQIEAARVSINRRVKRGGKLWIRIFPHTPVTKKPAETRMGKGKGNPEFWVSEVRPGRVLFEMSGIDEAAAKKALTLASYKLPIHTEFVKRTLI; this is translated from the coding sequence ATGTTAGCACCTAAACGAGTAAAATATAGAAAGTGGCACATCGGAAGACTGAAAGGTAAAGATGAAGTAGCCAACAAAGTTTCTTTTGGAGAATTTGGTCTAATGGCTATTACCTCCGGAAGAATCACAGCAAGACAAATTGAGGCTGCCCGTGTTTCTATCAACAGAAGAGTAAAAAGAGGCGGAAAATTATGGATTAGGATTTTTCCACACACTCCTGTTACTAAAAAACCAGCTGAGACTAGAATGGGTAAAGGTAAAGGAAATCCAGAATTTTGGGTGTCTGAAGTTCGCCCTGGAAGAGTTTTATTTGAAATGAGTGGTATTGATGAAGCGGCGGCTAAGAAGGCTTTAACTCTTGCTTCTTACAAACTTCCCATTCATACTGAATTTGTGAAGAGGACTTTGATATGA
- a CDS encoding 50S ribosomal protein L24: MANKLPYRGSEPTKFKKIKLKKDDEVICIGGADKGKKGKVLSIDKRKDRVFVSGINKRKKYVRPTQENPQGGIIEIENSIHISNVMLYDSKKKKGARVGFEVKSGTKERILKSKG, translated from the coding sequence ATGGCGAACAAATTACCTTATCGTGGCTCTGAGCCAACGAAATTTAAAAAAATTAAACTTAAAAAAGACGATGAAGTTATCTGCATCGGTGGTGCGGATAAAGGCAAAAAAGGAAAAGTCCTTTCTATTGATAAAAGAAAAGATAGAGTCTTTGTAAGCGGTATAAATAAAAGAAAAAAATACGTTAGACCAACTCAAGAAAACCCTCAAGGTGGAATTATCGAAATTGAAAATTCTATCCATATTTCCAATGTAATGCTCTATGATTCTAAGAAGAAAAAAGGGGCAAGAGTGGGTTTTGAAGTAAAGAGTGGAACTAAAGAAAGAATTCTTAAATCGAAAGGTTAA
- the rplE gene encoding 50S ribosomal protein L5: protein MEQSRLKKKYNEEIKSALLKKFNFKSPSQVPKIEKIVLNVGMGEGHSNPKALESALDTLAAITGQKAVKTVAKKSIAGFKLREKMNIGCMLTLRGEKMFEFLDRFINVALPRVRDFKGVNPKGFDGRGNYNLSIKEQIIFPEIQFDKVHSMHGMNITMVTSTKSDEEAYELLAGFGMPYRKK from the coding sequence ATGGAACAATCAAGATTAAAAAAGAAATACAACGAAGAAATTAAATCTGCTTTATTAAAGAAGTTTAATTTTAAATCACCTTCTCAAGTTCCTAAAATTGAGAAAATAGTTTTAAACGTAGGAATGGGCGAAGGACATTCAAACCCTAAAGCATTAGAATCTGCGTTAGATACTTTAGCTGCAATTACTGGTCAAAAAGCAGTAAAGACAGTTGCAAAGAAGTCTATTGCAGGGTTTAAACTTAGAGAAAAAATGAACATTGGCTGTATGCTTACTCTTCGTGGGGAAAAAATGTTTGAATTTTTGGATAGGTTTATAAATGTGGCTTTACCGAGGGTAAGGGACTTTAAGGGTGTGAATCCTAAGGGTTTCGACGGTCGTGGAAACTACAATCTTAGCATCAAAGAGCAAATTATCTTCCCAGAGATTCAATTTGATAAGGTTCACAGTATGCATGGTATGAATATCACCATGGTAACTAGTACAAAATCTGATGAAGAGGCATACGAACTACTTGCTGGTTTCGGAATGCCTTATAGAAAAAAGTAG
- the rplD gene encoding 50S ribosomal protein L4 — translation MKAKKYSKTGQSLAEVELPGEIFTNKISKGAIYDAIKAENANLRSGNHSTKDRGEVSGGGKKPWSQKGTGRARQGSSRAPHWVGGGVIHGPKPRDYSIPLSRNVKRVAVVSILNKKASESKINILEDLSLSKFSTKEVFNLFKTMGVTNGNFSLVVSGEDKFLKASARNIPTLKYVNAKRIVCRDILYNNNLIITESALKEIVNQYKDASK, via the coding sequence ATGAAAGCTAAGAAATATTCTAAAACCGGACAATCACTAGCTGAAGTAGAATTACCAGGCGAAATCTTTACAAATAAGATTAGCAAAGGTGCTATTTACGATGCTATTAAAGCAGAGAATGCAAATCTCCGCTCCGGAAATCATTCTACAAAAGACAGAGGCGAAGTGAGTGGGGGTGGTAAAAAACCTTGGTCACAAAAGGGGACTGGTCGTGCTAGACAAGGTTCTTCTCGTGCTCCTCATTGGGTAGGCGGTGGTGTAATTCATGGTCCAAAACCTAGAGATTATTCTATTCCACTTTCTCGAAATGTAAAAAGAGTAGCAGTAGTTTCTATTTTAAACAAAAAAGCTTCTGAAAGCAAAATCAATATTTTAGAAGATCTTTCATTAAGTAAGTTTAGTACAAAAGAAGTATTTAATTTATTTAAGACAATGGGTGTAACCAATGGTAACTTCAGCCTAGTAGTTTCTGGCGAAGATAAATTCCTTAAAGCATCTGCTAGAAACATTCCTACTCTAAAGTATGTAAATGCAAAGAGAATCGTATGCAGAGACATTCTTTATAATAACAATTTGATTATTACAGAGAGTGCCTTGAAAGAAATCGTAAATCAATACAAGGATGCAAGTAAATGA
- the rpsC gene encoding 30S ribosomal protein S3, which produces MGQKVNPVGLRIGITRTWDSIWFAKEDYTKNLHEDIKIREFLQNKFKNSSLVKVVIERFPEKINVNLHTAKPGVVIGQKGQNIENVKTLLKPMSDKPININIIEVKKPETVAQAIAETIATQIEQRMPFRRVMKAELRRAMRGGVEGIKISISGRLNGADMARTESYKDGRIPLHTLRAKIDLGMKEALTTFGQIGIKVWTYAGDHISSSNEEVEDKYAVKRRTN; this is translated from the coding sequence ATGGGACAGAAAGTTAATCCAGTCGGTTTAAGAATCGGTATTACAAGAACGTGGGATTCAATTTGGTTTGCCAAAGAAGATTACACTAAAAATTTACACGAAGATATTAAAATTAGAGAATTTTTACAAAATAAATTTAAAAATTCTTCGCTTGTGAAAGTAGTAATCGAGAGATTTCCAGAAAAAATCAACGTTAACCTACATACTGCTAAACCAGGTGTTGTAATTGGTCAGAAAGGACAGAATATTGAGAACGTGAAAACTCTTCTCAAACCAATGTCTGATAAACCTATCAATATCAATATCATTGAAGTAAAAAAGCCAGAAACTGTAGCACAAGCAATTGCTGAAACAATCGCAACTCAAATTGAGCAACGTATGCCATTTAGAAGAGTGATGAAAGCTGAACTAAGAAGAGCGATGAGAGGTGGAGTAGAAGGAATCAAAATTTCTATTTCTGGTCGTTTGAATGGGGCGGATATGGCTAGAACTGAAAGTTATAAAGATGGAAGAATTCCACTTCATACACTAAGAGCAAAAATTGATCTTGGTATGAAAGAAGCTTTAACAACATTCGGTCAGATCGGTATTAAAGTTTGGACATATGCGGGAGATCACATCTCTAGTTCCAATGAAGAAGTTGAAGATAAATACGCTGTTAAACGTAGAACTAATTAA
- the rplB gene encoding 50S ribosomal protein L2, with translation MGIRKFKPVTAGTRYKSVLDFAELTVDRPHKPLTTTVKYNAGRGDGGKISVRRKGGRVKRKYRIIDFKRVKHGVPAVVKTLEYDPYRTSFIALLSYKDGEFAYILAPEGLKVGDVIVSGEKAEIKVGNSLPLGKIPPGTDVHNIELHIGKGSQMARTAGAFATVSAKDGDYVTLKLPSSEVRKVRKECYATIGVVGNKDHNLVSIGKAGRNRWLGKRPKVRGVVMNPVDHPHGGGEGKTSGGRHPVSPWGQPTKGYKTRRKARPSDKFIVQGRKRNRNRGN, from the coding sequence ATGGGTATCAGAAAATTCAAACCTGTTACTGCTGGTACTCGTTACAAATCCGTATTGGATTTTGCGGAGCTAACAGTTGATAGACCACACAAACCATTAACCACAACGGTAAAATACAATGCCGGTCGTGGAGATGGCGGTAAAATCTCCGTTAGACGCAAAGGCGGACGTGTAAAAAGAAAGTATAGAATTATTGATTTCAAAAGAGTAAAACACGGAGTTCCTGCAGTTGTAAAGACTTTAGAATACGATCCGTACAGAACTTCTTTTATTGCACTTCTTTCTTATAAAGATGGTGAGTTTGCATACATACTAGCTCCGGAAGGATTGAAAGTTGGTGATGTGATTGTTTCTGGAGAAAAAGCTGAAATTAAAGTAGGAAATTCTCTACCATTGGGTAAAATTCCTCCTGGAACTGACGTTCACAATATTGAGTTACATATTGGCAAGGGATCACAAATGGCTAGAACAGCCGGTGCTTTTGCAACTGTTTCCGCAAAAGACGGTGATTATGTTACTCTAAAACTTCCTTCTTCGGAAGTAAGAAAGGTTCGTAAAGAATGTTATGCAACAATTGGTGTTGTGGGAAATAAAGACCATAACTTAGTTTCTATCGGTAAAGCGGGAAGAAACAGATGGTTAGGTAAACGACCAAAAGTAAGAGGGGTTGTAATGAACCCGGTCGATCACCCGCACGGTGGTGGGGAAGGTAAAACTTCCGGTGGTAGACATCCTGTTAGCCCTTGGGGTCAACCTACAAAAGGTTACAAGACCAGAAGAAAAGCAAGACCTAGCGATAAGTTTATCGTTCAAGGTAGAAAAAGAAATAGGAATAGAGGAAATTAA
- the rpsH gene encoding 30S ribosomal protein S8 — protein MSLSDPIADMLTRIRNAGSAKHPTCKVSGSKIKNSILGIMKEEGFISDFQEAKVNNIPEYTITLKYDDTRRPVIREIERVSKPGRRVYIQSEDIKPVKSNLGIAIISTSKGIMSNKKAMKLKIGGEVICKVS, from the coding sequence ATGAGTTTATCAGACCCAATAGCAGACATGCTTACTAGAATCAGAAATGCAGGTAGTGCAAAACACCCTACCTGTAAAGTTTCTGGAAGTAAGATCAAAAATTCCATTTTAGGAATCATGAAAGAAGAAGGATTTATTTCCGACTTTCAGGAAGCAAAAGTGAATAATATTCCTGAGTATACAATTACTCTAAAATATGACGATACACGTCGTCCTGTAATTCGAGAAATTGAAAGAGTTTCTAAACCAGGTAGAAGGGTTTATATCCAATCAGAAGATATTAAACCTGTGAAAAGTAATCTAGGTATTGCGATTATTTCTACTTCAAAAGGGATTATGAGCAACAAAAAAGCCATGAAATTAAAAATCGGAGGAGAGGTTATTTGCAAGGTATCCTAA
- the rpsQ gene encoding 30S ribosomal protein S17 translates to MEEKVEVKKRKTVTGKVVSTKMAKTVVMEIEFRQNHPMFKKITRKTSRLKVHDEQNECKEGDVIIAMETRPLSSQKRHKLLKIVERAK, encoded by the coding sequence ATGGAAGAAAAAGTAGAAGTAAAAAAACGCAAAACTGTTACCGGAAAAGTAGTTAGTACTAAAATGGCGAAAACAGTCGTTATGGAAATTGAGTTTAGACAAAATCATCCTATGTTCAAAAAGATTACTCGTAAGACTTCTCGTCTGAAAGTGCATGATGAACAAAATGAGTGCAAAGAAGGCGATGTAATTATAGCAATGGAAACTCGTCCATTGTCTAGCCAGAAAAGACACAAACTTTTAAAAATTGTAGAGAGAGCGAAATAA
- the rpsJ gene encoding 30S ribosomal protein S10: MTGQRIRVKLRAFDHKLVDQSTYEIVATAKRTGATVSGPIPLPTKIEKFTVLRSPHVNKKSREQFEMRTHKRLIDILNTNEDTVEALMKLQLPAGVSVDIKS; this comes from the coding sequence ATGACCGGACAAAGAATTAGAGTTAAACTTAGAGCGTTTGATCACAAGTTAGTGGATCAATCTACTTATGAAATTGTTGCGACTGCGAAAAGAACAGGAGCAACTGTTTCTGGTCCAATCCCGCTCCCAACGAAAATTGAGAAGTTTACGGTACTAAGATCACCTCACGTGAATAAAAAATCACGTGAGCAATTCGAAATGAGAACACATAAAAGACTTATTGATATCTTAAACACAAATGAAGATACCGTTGAAGCATTGATGAAACTTCAACTCCCTGCTGGTGTATCGGTAGATATTAAGTCTTAA
- the rplC gene encoding 50S ribosomal protein L3, with product MTKGLIGKKLGMSHIYADNGNMIPVTVIEVGPCFVSQVKTVETDGYSAVQLAFGSTRETQLTKPEVSHLAKNNISPKRYLKEFELTGDAPAAGSEIKIADIFKDNDVVKVTGISKGKGFQGVVKRHGHAGGPAGHGSRFHRHPGSMGANSTPSRVFKGIKLPGRTGSLKTSIKNLKVVKVYEDKNILLVSGSVPGPEKSIITIEKL from the coding sequence ATGACTAAGGGTTTAATTGGTAAAAAATTAGGCATGTCGCATATATATGCGGATAACGGGAATATGATTCCCGTAACTGTAATAGAAGTAGGTCCTTGTTTTGTTTCTCAGGTAAAAACTGTAGAAACAGACGGATACTCTGCTGTTCAGTTAGCTTTTGGTAGCACGAGAGAAACACAGCTCACAAAACCAGAAGTTTCACATCTTGCCAAAAACAACATATCTCCTAAGAGATATTTAAAAGAATTTGAGTTAACTGGAGATGCTCCGGCTGCTGGTTCTGAAATTAAAATCGCAGATATTTTTAAAGACAATGATGTAGTAAAGGTAACTGGAATTAGTAAAGGAAAAGGATTTCAAGGGGTTGTGAAAAGACATGGTCACGCTGGTGGTCCTGCTGGTCACGGTTCTAGATTCCATCGTCATCCCGGATCTATGGGTGCAAATTCTACTCCTTCCAGAGTTTTTAAAGGGATTAAACTGCCAGGTAGAACAGGTAGTTTGAAAACATCTATCAAAAATTTGAAAGTAGTGAAAGTGTATGAGGATAAGAACATACTTCTAGTATCAGGCTCTGTTCCAGGTCCTGAAAAATCAATCATTACGATTGAGAAGTTGTAG
- the tuf gene encoding elongation factor Tu yields the protein MAKEKFDRSKPHLNVGTIGHVDHGKTTLTAAITATLAKSVGGKNKAIKYDEIDNAPEERERGITIATSHQEYETANRHYAHVDCPGHADYVKNMITGAAQMDAAILVVSATDGAMPQTKEHILLARQVGVPYIIVYLNKADQLKDDERAEMIEMVEEEIRDLLKKYNFPKEGQGEIPIVHGSALKALEGEDTELGMKSVLKLMEALDTYVPNPKRITDKPFLMPVEDVFSITGRGTVATGRVETGVLKINEEVEIVGIRDTTKTVVTGIEMFRKLLDQAEAGDNIGALLRGTKKEDIERGQVLAKPGTITPHKKFTAEVYVLTKDEGGRHKPFFNNYRPQFYFRTTDITGVCALPAGMEMVMPGDNVSVTIELIHPIAMDKGLNFAIREGGKTIGSGVVADIIE from the coding sequence ATGGCTAAGGAAAAATTTGATAGAAGCAAACCACACTTAAACGTTGGAACGATAGGTCACGTTGACCATGGTAAAACAACTCTAACTGCAGCAATTACAGCTACACTTGCTAAATCAGTTGGTGGAAAAAATAAAGCTATTAAGTACGATGAAATTGACAATGCACCTGAAGAAAGAGAAAGAGGGATTACAATCGCTACTTCTCATCAGGAATATGAAACAGCTAATCGTCACTATGCGCACGTTGATTGTCCAGGTCACGCGGATTATGTTAAGAACATGATCACCGGAGCTGCTCAAATGGATGCGGCAATATTAGTAGTATCCGCAACAGACGGAGCAATGCCTCAAACTAAAGAGCATATTCTTTTAGCTCGCCAAGTAGGTGTTCCTTACATCATCGTATATTTAAACAAAGCTGATCAGTTGAAAGACGACGAAAGAGCGGAAATGATTGAAATGGTTGAAGAAGAAATTCGTGACCTTTTGAAAAAATACAACTTTCCTAAAGAAGGACAAGGTGAAATCCCAATCGTTCATGGTTCTGCTTTAAAAGCTCTCGAAGGCGAAGACACTGAATTAGGAATGAAATCTGTTCTTAAATTAATGGAAGCTCTTGATACTTACGTTCCAAATCCAAAACGTATTACTGACAAACCTTTCTTAATGCCAGTAGAAGACGTATTCTCTATCACTGGTCGTGGAACTGTTGCTACCGGTAGAGTAGAAACTGGTGTTCTCAAAATCAACGAAGAAGTTGAAATCGTTGGAATTAGAGATACAACTAAAACAGTTGTAACTGGTATTGAAATGTTCCGTAAATTATTGGATCAAGCAGAAGCAGGGGACAACATCGGTGCTCTTCTTCGTGGAACCAAAAAGGAAGATATCGAAAGAGGACAAGTCCTTGCTAAACCAGGAACTATTACTCCACACAAAAAGTTTACTGCAGAAGTATACGTATTAACTAAAGATGAAGGCGGCCGTCATAAGCCATTCTTCAATAACTACCGTCCACAATTCTACTTCAGAACTACTGACATTACCGGCGTATGTGCATTACCTGCTGGAATGGAAATGGTTATGCCTGGGGATAACGTATCGGTTACTATCGAATTGATTCACCCAATTGCGATGGACAAAGGATTAAACTTTGCTATTCGTGAAGGTGGGAAGACTATCGGCTCAGGTGTTGTGGCTGATATAATTGAGTAA
- the rplF gene encoding 50S ribosomal protein L6, whose amino-acid sequence MSRVGKDIVTLPVKTEVKQSGDKIEVKGPLGSLTTPLYKGITMSVEGNVVKFARLNEDKQTLALHGLVRALFNNCVKGVSTGWEKNLEIFGVGFRAQKKGSNLVMNLGFSHEVVFPEPQGIKIDVTDQLKIKISGVDRQLVGQVAANIRGFKEPEPYKGKGIKYANEYIKRKAGKTGKK is encoded by the coding sequence ATGTCTAGAGTAGGTAAAGATATAGTAACTCTCCCAGTGAAAACTGAAGTTAAACAATCGGGAGATAAAATCGAAGTTAAAGGTCCTTTGGGAAGTTTAACGACACCATTGTACAAAGGAATTACAATGTCTGTTGAGGGCAATGTAGTAAAATTCGCTAGATTAAATGAAGACAAACAAACACTTGCACTTCATGGTTTAGTTAGAGCTTTATTTAATAATTGTGTGAAAGGCGTTTCTACAGGTTGGGAAAAGAATTTAGAAATCTTTGGTGTTGGTTTTAGAGCACAAAAGAAAGGTTCCAATTTAGTAATGAATCTAGGGTTTTCTCATGAAGTAGTATTTCCTGAGCCTCAGGGGATTAAAATTGATGTAACAGATCAGTTAAAAATCAAAATCTCTGGTGTAGATAGACAATTAGTTGGTCAAGTAGCGGCAAATATCCGTGGTTTCAAAGAACCAGAGCCTTACAAAGGTAAAGGAATTAAATATGCCAATGAGTACATCAAACGTAAAGCTGGAAAAACTGGTAAGAAATAA
- the rpmC gene encoding 50S ribosomal protein L29, producing MKLKLKDIKDTDITTQLAEARKELRTHRFQYVVARSLENPMVIRNLRKKVARLLTVKREREIAATKAAKK from the coding sequence ATGAAGTTAAAATTAAAAGACATTAAAGATACTGATATAACTACCCAGCTTGCAGAAGCTAGAAAGGAACTTAGAACTCATCGTTTCCAATATGTAGTTGCTCGGTCTCTTGAGAATCCAATGGTAATTAGAAATTTGCGTAAGAAAGTTGCAAGACTTCTGACTGTAAAGAGAGAAAGAGAAATAGCTGCTACGAAGGCAGCTAAGAAATAA